A window of Halogeometricum sp. S1BR25-6 genomic DNA:
CTCGGAGCGATGGCCGAACGCGCCGCGGACGCCGCGCCGTTCGCCGTCGATATCTGACCGGTCCGGTGCGAACCGGAGTGCGAATCCCGTCACGACGGCCGTCGGCGTGACGTACACCACCGAGGTTCACCCTCGCACGTCCGTTAGCGCGAAAGAAAACCGTTAAAAGTCGCGGAAGGGTGATTTGGGGTATGGCTGGAACTATCGAAGTGCTCGTTCCCGGCGGGGAGGCCAACCCCGGTCCGCCGCTCGGACCGGAACTCGGCCCGACGCCGGTGAACGTGCAGGACGTCGTGCAGGAGATAAACGACCAGACCGACGCGTTCGACGGCATGGAAGTGCCCGTCACGGTCGAGTACGACGACGACGGGTCGTTCTCCATCTCGGTCGGCGTCCCGCCGACGGCCGAACTCATCAAGGACGAGGCCGGATTCGAGACCGGTTCCGGCGAACCCCAGAAGAACTTCGTCGCGGACCTGAGCTTCGACCAGGTGAAGAAAATCGCCGAGCAGAAGTCCTCGGACCTCCTCTCGTACGACACGAAGAACGCCGCCAAAGAGGTCGTCGGGACCTGCACCTCCCTCGGCGTCACCATCGAGGGGAACAACCCCCGCGAGTTCAAAAAGCGCATCGACGACGGCGAGTACGACGACCAACTCGCCGCGTAAACCGCTCGTCGACCGCTCCGGGGACGACTCCCTTCTTCGAATTCGTTTCGACCCCCCGTCGGAGCGAAGCGTCCGGCCGTCGAGACTACGGACCGGAATGTGCCTCCGTCACACGGAAACGCCGCGTAGCGGGCGAATACCGGATTTCTGCGGAAGCGGCTTCGACGGACTTAAGGGCGCCATCCCCATTCCTTCCGACGAGGCAGGCAGACGCCTGTTTCACTGACCCGTAGGAGCAATCCTGCGTACTACGGAGGTGAATAATGGCAGATACGATAGTTGAAGCAGTCTCTCGCGCACTTGACGAGGCGCCGCAGCGGAACTTCCGCGAAACGGTCGACCTCGCTATCAACCTGCGCGACCTTGACCTAAACGACCCGTCGAAGCGTGTCGACGAGAGCATCGTGCTCCCGGCCGGCACCGGACAGGAGACGCAGATTGTCGTCTTCGCGACCGGCGAAACCGCACTCCAAGCAGAGGACGTTGCCGACCAAGTGATGGACGGTAACGACCTCGAAGACCTCGGAGACGATTCGGACGCCGCGAAGGACCTCGCCGACGAAACGGACTTCTTCGTCGCCGAGGCCGACATGATGCAAGATATCGGCCGCTACCTCGGGACCGTCCTCGGTCCTCGCGGTAAGATGCCGACGCCGCTCCAACCCGACGACGACGTGGTCGAAGTGGTGAATCGCATGAAGAACACGGTCCAACTCCGCAGTCGTGACCGCCGGACGTTCCACACCCGCGTGGGTGCCGAGGACATGTCCGCCGACGAAATCGCGGAGAACATCGACGTCATCGTGCGCCGCCTCGAGGCGACGCTCGAGAAGGGCCCCCTCAACATCGACGGGGTCTTCGTGAAGACGACGATGGGGCCATCGGTAGAGGTCGAAGCATGAGCGAGAGCGAGAGCGTCCGCAAGACCGAAACCATCCCCGAGTGGAAGCGCATCGAGGTCGGTGAGCTCACCGAGTTCCTCGAAGAGTACCAGTCCGTCGGCGTCGTCAGCGTCACCGGCATCCCGAGCCGCCAGCTTCAGAGCATGCGGCGGGAACTGCACGGCAGCGCCGCGCTTCGGATGAGCCGTAACACGCTCCTGACGCGCGCGCTGGAGGACGTGAACGACGGCCTCGAACAGCTGACCGAGTTCGTCTACGGACAGGTCGCCTTGGTCGGGACGAACGACAACCCGTTCGGCCTGTACAAGGAGCTCGAAGCCTCGAAGACTCCCGCACCCATCAACGCGGGCGAGGTCGCTCCGAACGACGTCGTCATCCCCGAAGGTGACACCGGCGTCGACCCCGGTCCGTTCGTCGGCGAACTCCAACAGGTGGGGGCGTCGGCCCGCATCATGGACGGCTCCATCAAGGTCACCGAGGACTCCCACGTGCTCGACGAGGGCGAGGTCGTCTCCGAGGAGCTCGCCAACGTGCTCGCGGAACTCGGTATCGAACCGAAGGAGGTCGGTCTCGACCTCCGCGGCGTCTACTCCGAGGGCGTCCTGTTCGAGCCCGACGAACTCGCCATCGACGTCGACGAATACCGCGCGGACATCCAGTCCGCCGCGGCGGGCGCCCGCAACCTCTCGGTCAACGCGGGCTACCCGACGGCGCAGACCGCGCCCACCATGCTCGCGAAAGCCGCCGGCGAGGCGAAGGCCCTCGGCCTGTTCGCCGCCATCGAGGACCCCGAACTCGTTCCGGACCTCATCGCCAAGGCCGACGCGCAGCTCCGTACGCTTGCGGCGCAGATCGACGACGAGGAGGCCCTCCCCGAGGAGCTCCGCGGCGTCGAGACGCCCGAGCCGGCGGCCGACTCCGCCGACAAGGCGGACGACGACGAATCGACTGACGAAGACACGGAAGCCGACGCCGACGACACCGACGCTGACGACGATGAAGACGACGACAGCGACGGTGCCGACGGCCTCGGCGCGATGTTCGGATAATCAACGAGGAACACAACAATGGAATACGTTTACGCAGCTCTCATCCTGAACGAATCGGGCGAAGAGATCAACGAAGACAACGTCACCGCGGTGCTCGACGCCGCCGGTGTGGACGTCGAGGAATCCCGCGTCAAGGCGCTCGTCGCCGCGCTGGAGGACGTCGACATCGAGGAGGCCGTCGACACGGCCGCCGCCGCTCCCGCGCCCGCCGCGGGCGGTAGCTCGGGTGGCGAGGTCGAGACGTCCGACGACGACGAGGACGAGGACGAGGGTGGCGACGAGGACGCCGCCGCCGACGAGGACGACGAGGAAGAAGAGGACGAGTCCTCCGGCGAGGGCCTCGGCGAACTCTTCGGCTAACGCCGGAGTTCCCACGTCCGTCCGGACGTCGCGCCTCGAATCGTCAGTACATCCCGCATTTTTCTGGAACCCGACCCGCGAGCGGTCGCTCCGCGCCGACGGCTCGACTCCCGCACCGAGGCGACGAACGTTCAAGTACCATCGAGCGGCCAGCACGCGCAGATGGTCGCACCGCCCCCGTCCGCCGACGCCGCCCTCCTGACCCTCGGGTTCGTCGCGGGCGGAATCTGTCTCGGCACCGCGAGCGGGCTGATTCCCGGCCTCCACGTCAACGCCCTCGCCCTCCTGCTGGCGGCCGCCGCGCCGACGCTTCCCGGACCGCCGGCGGCGGTGGGCGCGGCCGTCCTCGCGGCGGGCGTCGTCCACACCTTCCTCGACGTCGTCCCCGCCCTCGTCCTCGGCGTCCCCGACGCGGCGACGGCGGCCGGGTCGCTGCCGGGCCACCGCCTCGTCCTCGCCGGGCGCGGGAAGGAGGCGCTCCGGCTCTCTGCTCTCGGAAGCGGCGCCGCCGTCGCCGTCGCGGTGCCGCTGTCGCTCCCCCTGTCGACGCTCGTCGCGGCCGGGCGCACGGAGTTGAACGCGGCGCTCCCGTTCCTGCTCGCCGCCGTCGTCTGTCTGCTCGTCGCCGCCGAACCGACGTGGCGCCGGCGACTCGCGGCCGTCGGCTGTTTCGGCCTCGCGGCGGCGCTCGGATTTCTCGCGCTCGACGCGCCGACGGCGGGGGCGCTCGTCCCGGACGCGGCCGCGTCGATGCTGGCGCCGCTGTTCGCCGGCCTGTTCGGGGCGCCGGTGCTCGTGGACGCGCTCTCCGGTCGCGGGGCGATACCGCCGCAGGTCGAGCGGGGAGTCGCCCTCCCTCCCCGGACGACGCTCCGCGCGGCGCTGTCGGGCGTCGGCGGCGGGGCACTCGTGGGGTATCTCCCCGGCGTCTCCGCGGGCGTGGCGACGGTGCTTGCGCTCGGCGGCGTCGGCGGGGAGACGGGAGCGGAGGCGACCCCGCACGGGGGGCGAGAGCGCACCGACCGCGCGTACGTCGTGGCGACCAGCGGCGCCGACACCGCGACGGCCGTCTTCGCGGCGACGGCGCTGACCGTCCTCGGCGACGAGCGCAGCGGCGTCGCCGTCGCCCTCTCAGCCGTCGGCGGCGGCGGGTCGCCGTTCGGGTCCGTCCCGGCGCTCGCCGTCGTCGTCTTCGCGGCGGGCGTCGGAACGGCGCTCGTCCCCCTCGCCGGCGACCGCTATCTCGCCGCGGTCGGTCGGCTCCCCCATCGGCCGCTCTCGCTCGCCGTCCTCGTCCTGCTGTGGGTGCTCTCGGCCGGATTCGCCGGGTGGCCCGGTCTGTGCGCGTTCGCCGTCGCGGCGCTGGTCGGCCTCGCGCCGCCGCGTCTCGGCGTCCGGCGCGTCCACCTGATGGGGGTGTTGCTAGCGCCCGTCGCGGTCGGGTCGCTCGGATAGCTCCGAAAAGACAATCGTTAAAAGTCGCCACCGGGTTGGTATTCGTATGAGCCAATCCGACTCCGAGCAGCGACACGCCAGACAGTGCGTGTCCTGCGGCATCAACATCTCCGGCATGAGCGCCGCGACGTTCAGCTGTCCGGAGTGCGGCACCGAGATTTCGCGCTGTTCGAAGTGCCGAAAGCAGAGCAACCTCTACGAGTGTCCCGACTGCGGCTTCATGGGGCCGTAACGATGGGGAAGGTTGCAGCCAAGATGAAGGTCATGCCGAACAGCCCCGAAATCGACCTCGACGAACTTCAGGAGCGCCTGGAGAATTCGCTCCCCGAGGGCGCGAAGATAAACGGCTTCGAGCGCGACGACGTGGCGTTCGGCCTCGTCGCACTCCTCCCGACGGTTATCGTCCCCGACGACGCCGGCGGCACCGAGGCCGTCGAAGAGGCGTTCACGGGCGTCGAGGGCGTCGAGAGCGTCGCCGTCGAAAACGTCGGCCGCATCTGAGCCGCGGCGCGACACCCGTTCGGTTCGGACTTTTCAGTCGCTCAGTTCCACGGCCAGCAGGCCGGCCAGCGGCGAGACGACGAACCCGGCGCCGAGGGCGACGAAGAGGGGCAGGAGCGTGCTCCCGCCCAGCGCCCACGTGAGGGCGACGCCGACGACGGCGCCGAGGAAGATGGCCGCGGACAGACCTAGACCGAAGCGTTCGCCGAGGTGGCTCGGCACTCCGCCCACCCGCGGCGGGTCGACGGGGTCGGCGTCGTACTGCGTCACCTGCTCGTCCACGGTGCGCCTGCTGTCCCCTGCGGTGACTTCTTGAGCCATGTGCGGAGAGACGCTCGCTGAGAGCCTATCCTTTTAGCTCGTTCCCGGCGGCTGGGAACTCCGCCCCGTCGGACCGGTCAGAACGCGGCGTCGAACGCCGAATCGAGGTCCGCCTTCAGGTCGTCGACGTGTTCGACGCCGACCGAAACGCGGACGAGGCCGTCGGCGAGGCCGGCCGCGACGCGTTCCTCGCGCGGGATGGCCGCGTGCGTCATCGCCGCCGGCTGTTCGATGAGGCTCTCGACGCCGCCGAGGCTCTCCGCCAGCGTGAACACGTCCGTCTCGGAGACGACGCCGGAGGCCTGACTCAGCGAGCCGTCCACCTCGAAGGAGAGCATTCCCCCGAAATCGTCCATCTGCTCGGCGGCGAGTTCGTGCTGCGGGTGCGATTCGAGACCCGGGTAGTACACCCGGTCGACGCGCTCGTGGCCCTCCAACCACGCGGCGAGTTCGCGGGCGTTCTCGCAGTGGCGGTCCATGCGGACCGGGAGCGTCTTCGTCCCGCGGAGGACGAGAAAGCAGTCGAACGGCGACGGCGTCGCGCCGACGGCGTTCTGGTAGAAGCCGAACTCCTCGTCGAGGTCCTCGCTGTCGGTGACGAGGGCGCCGCCGACCACGTCCGAGTGGCCGCCGAGGTACTTCGTCAGCGAGTGGCTCACGACGTCGGCGCCGTGTTCGAGCGGTCGCTGGAGGTACGGCGTGGCGAACGTGTTGTCGACGGCGCAGAGCGCGTCGTGCTCGTGGGCGAGGTCCGCCAAGGCGCCGATGTCGTTGACGCGCATCAGTGGGTTCGTCGGCGTCTCGACCCACAGCAGGGCCGTCTCCTCGCGCATTGCCGCCGCGACGGCGTCGTGGTCGGTGGTGTCGACGAAGTCGAACGAGAGGTCGTACTTCTCGTACACCTGCGTGAAGATGCGGTGGGTGCCGCCGTACACGTCGTCGCCGGTGACGACGTGGTCGCCCGCTTCGAGGAGGTTCAACACGGTGTTGATCGAACCCATCCCCGAGGAGAACGCGCGGCCGTACTCGGCTCCTTCGAGCGATGCGAGGTTGGATTCGAGGTCCGTCCTGGTGGGGTTGCCCGTCCGCGAGTACTCGTAGCCGCGGTGCTCGCCCGGGCCGTCCTGTTCGTACGTCGAGTTGGCGTGGATGGGCGTCATCAGCGCGCCCGTCTCCTCGTCGGGGTCCTGTCCGGCGTGAATCGCGCGCGTCTCGATGCGTCGGTCGTCGCTGTCGTCCATGTCGGACCCCTCTCGGGCGACCGGCGTGACTCTTCCCCTTCGACCCACCCGCACCGCCCGCGCGGACCCCTCGCACGGCCGCGGAACAGGAACGTGCGTTTTATACCTCCGTCACCAGTAGACTGCCTCACGACTATGCCGAGCTCAAACGGTCCGCTTCACGGGACGCGAGGAAAACTCTCGAACGACCCCCGCGACCGGGGAACCTCCCCGCCGCAGCGCGCGATTCAGGAGTACGACGAGGGCCAGAAAGTCCACCTGAAAATCGACCCCAGCGTGCGCAAGGGCCGCTTCCACCCGCGCTTCAACGGCCACACGGGCGAAGTGGTCGGCAAGCAGGGTCGCGCGTTCAAAGTCGAAATCAACGACGGCGGCAAGGACAAGATCCTCGTCGTCCGTCCCGCCCACCTGCGCGCCCAGCAGTAACTCCCTCGCGATGACCATCTTCAAAGAGAAGGTACACGAGGAGTACCAGACCACGAGCGAGGTCAAAGACCTCCTCGAAGACGTCGAGGCCGAACGCGCCGCGGACGAAGAGCGCGAACTCCGGTACGAACTCGCTCGCGCCATCGAACACGTCAACCGCTTCGCCGTCCTCGACGCCGGGGAGTCGCGCGAACTCGTCGAGGAACTCCTCGAACTGGAGAAGGTGGACGAGAAGACCGCGTTCAAAATCGCGGACCTCCTGCCCCAGAGCCGGGACGAACTCCGCGCCGTCTACGCCCAGGAGCGCTACGCTCTGGACGGCGACGAACTCGACGACGTGTTGAACGTCGTCGCGAAGTACGTCTGATTCGACTCCGGGACTCCGGAACTTCGGCCGACCCGATTCGGGCGACGGCCCGAGGGCGGGCGACCCCGTCGGTCGTGCGTCCGCCGAAACGGCCAACTGTTTAAATACGCCCTCGGCGTATCGGATGACATGACGAGCGCTGAGAGCGGAGACGCCGACCCCGATTCGCCGGTCGACGAGACCGAGAGCGGCGCCGACGCCGAGGAGGAGGTACAGTACGCCATCGTCCTCGACCACCTCCCCCACGGACGGCCGGACGACGACCGTCCGCGGTACAAGAAGTCGCCGCTGGCGTACGCCCTCGGGGAGCGGAACTTTCGCCTCTTCGAGCTTCGGCTGACCGGGGACTCCGACACCTCCATCGGGGACAGGGTGGTGTTGTTCCCCGCCGAACGGCGCGAGGCGGTCGAAGAACTCCGCGAGGTGGAGTACGACGACCTCTCGAACACGGCCCACTCGGAGTTGGAGTACGTCGTCGAGGACATCGTCACCGAGAACGAGCGTCGCTTCGTCGACTTCTACAACGACGCCCAACCCATCACGCTCCGCCTCCACCAGTTGAACCTCCTGCCGGGCATCGGCAAGAAACTGCGGAACAACATCCTCGACGAACGGAAGCGCGGCCCGTTCGAGAGCTTCGAGGACGTCGAAGAGCGGGTCTCCGGACTCCACCACGCCCGCGACGTGCTGGTCGAACGCGTGATGGAGGAACTGCGCGACGACGACCTGAAGTACAAGACGTTCGTCGGCCGCGACGACTGAGCCCGGAGCCGGGACGTTTACACCCGCGCAGACGAAACCTCGGCCGATGACCGAGCCGCAGCCGGATACGCCGGAGGCCGCGGCGCGCCCCTCGCGCGACCCGGACCGACTGATCGAACGCGCGGGCCTGCGCGGCGACCCCGACCAGGACCAGCACTTTCTCGTCGACGACCGCGTTCTGGACCGAATCCCCGAGTACCTGCCACCGGACGCCGACACCTCGCACGTGCTCGAAGTGGGCGGCGGGACGGGCGCGCTGACCGACCGCCTGCTGGGCGTCGCAGAGCGCGTCACGGTGGTCGAACGCGATACGCGCCTCGCCGCCTTCCTCCGCGAGGAGTTCGCCGACGAGGTCGAATCGGGCCGGCTGACCGTGCTCGAAGGCGACGCGCTGGACGTCGACCTCCCCGAGTTCACCGCCTGCGTCTCGAATCTCCCCTACGGCATCTCTTCTGCGATAACGTTCAGACTCCTGCCCCGCGGCGTCCCCCTCGTCTTGATGTTCCAGAAGGAGTTCGGCGAGCGGATGGCCGCCGAGTCGGGGACGAGCGAGTACGGCCGCCTGTCGGTGAGCGCCCAGCACTACGGCGACGTCGAGGTGGTCGAAACCGTCCCGAAGGGTGCGTTCTCGCCCGCGCCGGCCGTCGACAGCGTCGTCGTTCGCGTGACCCCGCGCGACCCCGATTACGAGGTCGACGACGAGGCGTTCTTCCTCGACTTCGTGAAGGCGCTGTTCACCCAGCGACGAAAGACCATCCGCAACGGCATCCGCAACACGGCGCACATCTCCGGGCTGTCGAACCCCGAGGCCGTCGTCGAGGCGGCCGACGAGGAGACGCTCCGGAAGCGCGCGGGGAAGATGTCCCCGAGCGAGTTCGCCGCGCTGGCGGCGCTCGCCGACGAACACGGTCGATAGATGACCCCCGCGTCCCTCCTCGTTCCCCTGCAGAACGGCGCCTCCCCGCTGGACGAACTCGCCTCGCTCGTGCCGTCGTTCGCGGGGCGGGTGGCGGTCACCGGCGTCATCATCTTCCTCGTGACGGCGCTTCTGGCGCGCGGGGACCGGGTCCACGACTCCGACCCCGAGCACGTCCCGGCGGCGCTGTGGAGTCTGGCCGTGACGCTGACGACGATGTCCGTGACCGTCGGGGGCGCCGCCGTCATCGTCGGCGTCTGGGGACAGGCGACGCAGGTCGCGGAGGTGTTCGAGGGGTACAGCTTCGGCTACCGCTCGTTCGTCAATCTCGGACTCTCGATTCTCATCCTCGTCGGCGCGTACACGATGACGAGTCTCGTCCGCCGCCTCGTCGACGAGGTGACGGAGGCCCGGCCGGCGGTGAGCCAGCACCAACGCGAGATAGCCTATCGCCTCGCGCAGGTGTTCCTCTACGTCGTCGGCGTCGCCATGGTGCTCGCCCTCTGGAACGTCGACCTCGGGGGCATCCTCGTCGGCGCCGGGTTCCTCGGCATCGTCGTCGGGATGGCCGCCAGACAGACGCTCGGCGCGCTCTTGGCCGGGTTCGTCCTGATGTTCTCCCGTCCGTTCGAAATCGGCGACTGGGTCGAAGTGGGGGACCACGAGGGCATCGTCACCGACATCACCATCGTCAACACGCGCATCCAGACGTTCGACGGCGAGTACGTGATGGTGCCGAACGACGTGGTCTCCTCGGAGAGCCTCGTCAACCGCAGTCGGAAGGGACGGCTCCGCATCGAGGTGGATGTGGGCGCCGACTACGACGCGGACCCGAAGCGGGCGTCGGACGTGGCGCTCGAAGCCGTCGAGCAGTTGGACGAACCGCTGGGCGTCCCCACGCCGCAGGTGGTGCTGAAGCGGTTCGCCGACTCGGCCGTCGTGCTCGGCGTCCGCGTCTGGATCGACCGCCCCAGCGCGCGCCGCAAGTGGCGGACGCAGACGGCGGTCATCTCCGCCATCAAGGAGGCCTTCGAATCGGAGGGTATCAAGATACCCTACCCGCAACGCGAACTCATGGGCCGAGAGGAGGAGAACGGGTTCGTCGTCTCAGGCGGCGAGCGAGCGGCCGCCCCGCGGGACCCGAGTCCGGCACCGGACTCGCCGGCGGCGACGACCGACGGCGGGGACGGCGAGGAGAGCGCAGAGAGCGAAGGGAAGGAAGAGGCGGAGACGCCCGACGGCGAGGGCGGCGATTCCCCGGACGGTGAGGAGTCGTGACGGGACGCGACTTGGCCGAGCGTCGCGGCATGGAGACGAACGTCTATCAACCCGCCGAGGACTCCGCGCTCCTCGCGGAGGCCGTCGTCGACCGCGCGAGGGGTCGGTTTCTCGAAGTCGGCACCGGTTCGGGGTGGGTCGCCGAACGGGCCGCCCGCGAGGCGGACGTGACGGAAGTGGTCGCCAGCGACGTCAACCCCCACGCCTGCGAGAGCGCCCGCGAACGCGGCCGACGGGCGGCGGCCGAGGGACACCTCGGAATCGAGGCGGTGCGCGCGAACCTCGTGGACCCCTTCGCCGACGACGCGTTCGACACGGTGGCGTTCAACCCCCCCTACTTACCCACGGACCCCGACAACGAGTGGGACGACTGGATGGAGCAGGCGCTCTCGGGCGGTGAGACCGGTCGAAAGTTCCTCGACCCGTTCGTCGATAGCGTGGGCCGCGTCCTCGCCGACGGCGGGCGCGTCCTGCTCCTCGTCAGTTCGCTCACCGGGTACGACGAAGTCGTCGCCCGCGTCGAGTCGCGGGGATTCGCCCACGAGACGGTGGTGCAGGAGTCCTACCCGTTCGAGGTGTTGTCGGTGCTCGAACTAAAATAACCATAGGTAATAGAACGCATCAGCAAATATTAAGCGTCGGCATTTCGTAGCCGTGGCTGATGACCGAACTGGTAGCGACCTCGCCCGGGCTCTTTCCCCTCCCGGACTGGGCGAAGTCGGACCTCTCAGACCTCAAAGGGCACCAGAAGGACGACCTCATCTCCGGCGACGAGTCGGACGCCATCGTCGGCGTCTACGAGGAGGCGCGCGAGGAAGTCGTCTCGGACCAACTCGACGCGGGCCTCGACCGAGTGGTCGAAGGGCAACTCCGCTGGGACGACATGCTCGCGCACCCGCTGACCGTCCACGACAACGTCGAGACGGGCGGTATCGTCCGGTACTACGACAACAACAACTTCTATCGGGACCCCCGCGTCGTCGGCGAACTCGACTTCTCCGGCGACGTCGCCGCGGAACTGGAAGCCGCCGCGGACCTCGCGGGCGAGACGCCCCTGCAGGCCGTCCTCCCCGGTCCGTACTCGCTGGCCGAACTCGCCAGCGACGAGCACTACGGCGACGACGCCGAGTTCCTCTCGGCCGTCGGCGACTTCCTCGCCGGCGAGGTGGAGGCGTTCCCCGAACACGAGACGCTGTTCCTCCTCGACCCCTCCTTGGTGACGGACGCGCCCGGCGACGACGACATCGCCGAACTCGTCCCCGAGGCCATCGACGCCGTCGCGGGCGCGACGGACGCCGACGTGGTCGTCCACACCTACTGGGGCGCCATCGACGAGAAGACGTACGCGCACCTGATGGACGCCGACGTCGAGGCCATCGGCTTCGACTTCGTCGCCGGCGGCCGCGAGGAGACGCTGTACAACCTCAACGAGTACGGCGCGAAGGACGACGTGGCCCTCGGCCTCGCCGACGGTCAGAACACGCTGGTCGAAGACCCCGAGACCGTCCGCGAACGCGTCGACTGGGTGAACGGCCAGATTCAGGCCTCCGAGTTCGACACCGCCTACGTGACGACTAACACCGAACCGTTCTACCTGCCCGTGAACAAACACAAGGAGAAACTCGAAGCGTTGGCTGCGGCCGCCGACCTCGAATCGGAGGTGGAGGCGTAATGTCCCGGAACGCCGAGAACCGCGAGCAGTTCCGCCCGAACGGACTGGAGACCGACCACTTCCTGCTCACCACCGTCGTCGGAAGCTACCCCAAGCCGAAGTGGCTCAACCGCTCGAAGGAACTCGCGGCGGACGAGGATTCGAAGTTCGACGCCGATGACCTCGAAGAGGCGTACGACGACGCCTCGCGCGTCATCACGCACGAACACGAGAACGCCGGCCTCGACACCGTCGTCGACGGCGAGATGCGCCGCGAGGAGATGGTCGAGTACTTCGCCCACCGCATCCCCGGCTACGAGTTCAACGGCCCCGTGAAGGTGTGGGGGCACAACTACTTCGACAAGCCCTCCGTCGCGAGCGAGGTCGAGTACGACGAACCCTGGTTAGTGGACGAGTTCGAGTTCACCTCGGACGTCGCCGAAAAGCCCGTCAAAGTTCCCATCACGGGACCGTACACGCTCGCCCGTTGGTCGTTCAACGAGGCCTACGACACGGAGGCGGACCTCGCGTACGACCTCGCGGACCTCGTCAATCAGGAGGTCGAGAAGTTGGTCGAGGCGGGCGCGAAGTACGTCCAGATAGACGAACCCGCCCTCGCCACGACGCCGGACGACCACGCCATCGTCGGGGAGTGTCTCGAACGCATCGTCGACGGCATCCCCGAGGACGTCCGCATCGGTCTGCACGTCTGCTACGGGGACTACTCGCGCATCTACCCCGAGATAAACGAGTTCCCCATCGACGAGTTCGACGTGGAACTCTGCAACGGCGGCTACGAGCAGATAGACGTGTTCACCGACCCCGAGTTCGAACCGGACCTCGCCCTCGGCGTCGTCGACGTCCACACCGCCGAAGTCGAGTCCGTCGAGGAGATAAAGGAGAACATCCTCGAAGGACTCAAAGTCGTCCCGCCGGAGCGACTCACCGTCTCGCCGGACTGCGGCGTGAAACTCCTCCCCCGCGAAGTCGCATATCGGAAGATGGAGAACATGGTGAAAGCCGCCCGCGAAGTCGAGGCCGAACTCGACGCCGGCGAGATAGACGTCACCGCGCCGACGCCACGCGCGGACTGAACGCTTTCTCTCGCCCGCACCTTTTTCGGCGATTGCGCACCACCACTTTTCATGAGCCACTCGGTCGCCGACCGACTCGACGGCATCGTCCACGCCGACACGCAGGTCGCAGAGCGCGGCGTCGACCTCACGGTCGCGGAGATCTCGGTCGTGGAGGAACCCGGCCGTATCGACTTCGGCGGCGGCGAACTGACCGCCGCCGAGTCGTCTCCGGTCGAGACGGAGAAGCGCGACCTCGACGACGACTACGGCTGGTGGAATCTGGAGGCGGGGACGTACCTCCTCTCGTACAACGAGACGCTGACCGGCGGGGACTCGCTGGTCCTCCAACCGCGGACCGAACTGCGCGAACGCGGCGGTTCGCACCCGACGCTGTTCACCGACTCGCTGGGGACGGTTCCGCTGTCGGTGCCGACCGGCGGCCTCAGGCTGAAGGAGAACGCGCGCGTCTCGACGCTGCTCGAACCGCCGTAGCCGCCGCATCCGCACCGCGTTCCGGGGAGCGTCACGGCCACCCGACGAACACTCGCAAGAGGAGGGCGCCGCCGCCCAGCCACGTCATGAGGGCGACGGCGGCGACCACCCACCTCGCCCGGCCGGCGTCGACGTCCTCGTCGGCGCGCGCGCGACACTCGCGCACCACCTCGTTCGGCGTCAA
This region includes:
- a CDS encoding 50S ribosomal protein L11 — its product is MAGTIEVLVPGGEANPGPPLGPELGPTPVNVQDVVQEINDQTDAFDGMEVPVTVEYDDDGSFSISVGVPPTAELIKDEAGFETGSGEPQKNFVADLSFDQVKKIAEQKSSDLLSYDTKNAAKEVVGTCTSLGVTIEGNNPREFKKRIDDGEYDDQLAA
- a CDS encoding 50S ribosomal protein L1; translated protein: MADTIVEAVSRALDEAPQRNFRETVDLAINLRDLDLNDPSKRVDESIVLPAGTGQETQIVVFATGETALQAEDVADQVMDGNDLEDLGDDSDAAKDLADETDFFVAEADMMQDIGRYLGTVLGPRGKMPTPLQPDDDVVEVVNRMKNTVQLRSRDRRTFHTRVGAEDMSADEIAENIDVIVRRLEATLEKGPLNIDGVFVKTTMGPSVEVEA
- a CDS encoding 50S ribosomal protein L10, which codes for MSESESVRKTETIPEWKRIEVGELTEFLEEYQSVGVVSVTGIPSRQLQSMRRELHGSAALRMSRNTLLTRALEDVNDGLEQLTEFVYGQVALVGTNDNPFGLYKELEASKTPAPINAGEVAPNDVVIPEGDTGVDPGPFVGELQQVGASARIMDGSIKVTEDSHVLDEGEVVSEELANVLAELGIEPKEVGLDLRGVYSEGVLFEPDELAIDVDEYRADIQSAAAGARNLSVNAGYPTAQTAPTMLAKAAGEAKALGLFAAIEDPELVPDLIAKADAQLRTLAAQIDDEEALPEELRGVETPEPAADSADKADDDESTDEDTEADADDTDADDDEDDDSDGADGLGAMFG
- the rpl12p gene encoding 50S ribosomal protein P1 — its product is MEYVYAALILNESGEEINEDNVTAVLDAAGVDVEESRVKALVAALEDVDIEEAVDTAAAAPAPAAGGSSGGEVETSDDDEDEDEGGDEDAAADEDDEEEEDESSGEGLGELFG
- a CDS encoding tripartite tricarboxylate transporter permease; translation: MVAPPPSADAALLTLGFVAGGICLGTASGLIPGLHVNALALLLAAAAPTLPGPPAAVGAAVLAAGVVHTFLDVVPALVLGVPDAATAAGSLPGHRLVLAGRGKEALRLSALGSGAAVAVAVPLSLPLSTLVAAGRTELNAALPFLLAAVVCLLVAAEPTWRRRLAAVGCFGLAAALGFLALDAPTAGALVPDAAASMLAPLFAGLFGAPVLVDALSGRGAIPPQVERGVALPPRTTLRAALSGVGGGALVGYLPGVSAGVATVLALGGVGGETGAEATPHGGRERTDRAYVVATSGADTATAVFAATALTVLGDERSGVAVALSAVGGGGSPFGSVPALAVVVFAAGVGTALVPLAGDRYLAAVGRLPHRPLSLAVLVLLWVLSAGFAGWPGLCAFAVAALVGLAPPRLGVRRVHLMGVLLAPVAVGSLG
- a CDS encoding HVO_2753 family zinc finger protein; this translates as MSQSDSEQRHARQCVSCGINISGMSAATFSCPECGTEISRCSKCRKQSNLYECPDCGFMGP
- a CDS encoding elongation factor 1-beta, translated to MGKVAAKMKVMPNSPEIDLDELQERLENSLPEGAKINGFERDDVAFGLVALLPTVIVPDDAGGTEAVEEAFTGVEGVESVAVENVGRI
- a CDS encoding cystathionine gamma-synthase, with the protein product MDDSDDRRIETRAIHAGQDPDEETGALMTPIHANSTYEQDGPGEHRGYEYSRTGNPTRTDLESNLASLEGAEYGRAFSSGMGSINTVLNLLEAGDHVVTGDDVYGGTHRIFTQVYEKYDLSFDFVDTTDHDAVAAAMREETALLWVETPTNPLMRVNDIGALADLAHEHDALCAVDNTFATPYLQRPLEHGADVVSHSLTKYLGGHSDVVGGALVTDSEDLDEEFGFYQNAVGATPSPFDCFLVLRGTKTLPVRMDRHCENARELAAWLEGHERVDRVYYPGLESHPQHELAAEQMDDFGGMLSFEVDGSLSQASGVVSETDVFTLAESLGGVESLIEQPAAMTHAAIPREERVAAGLADGLVRVSVGVEHVDDLKADLDSAFDAAF
- a CDS encoding 50S ribosomal protein L21e, which translates into the protein MPSSNGPLHGTRGKLSNDPRDRGTSPPQRAIQEYDEGQKVHLKIDPSVRKGRFHPRFNGHTGEVVGKQGRAFKVEINDGGKDKILVVRPAHLRAQQ